In Phreatobacter oligotrophus, a genomic segment contains:
- a CDS encoding phage integrase SAM-like domain-containing protein: MPSSMNDMVVSVDAEGRIKVRIPLPDDVLSRYRGSTITVPFRLFEFTIQLDDEVTVPLASHSFVEAEKIANAVAASIMQAVTGWETVGAQPIVVRKAGLGLTGGSRAAAEETCAAPGEPDPHPSPSLMDLFEAWAAHHLRAGGAPTTPPYWRLLVSRFAAFVGQVPPAAITSQHLRDYRDHLLASGRKLRTARHADFAALRALFHYAVENGHVPANPVTGVKFRVDRLAVGRGMLAFNADEARQILAAADRETVPAFRWIPWLTALTGSRVATIANLRARDVQNVEGIWCLRITREAGPIKTAASERLVPIHPAILQRGFLAFVRDCGRERLFVEGRRRGADPAATSPYNPARSTLRRLTQWLHDLELEIGREHRKDPNHAWRHWFKEQAFIAGIPEKIADAIVGHAHANASRRYGAVSLEVMARNLEKIRPPM, encoded by the coding sequence ATGCCGTCGTCGATGAACGACATGGTTGTCAGCGTAGACGCTGAGGGGCGGATCAAGGTCAGGATTCCACTGCCCGATGATGTTCTTTCCCGGTATCGGGGCAGCACCATTACTGTGCCGTTTCGCTTGTTCGAGTTCACCATTCAGCTGGACGATGAAGTGACCGTTCCGCTTGCCAGCCATTCCTTTGTGGAAGCGGAAAAGATCGCCAACGCGGTGGCTGCGAGCATCATGCAGGCTGTCACGGGGTGGGAGACCGTCGGGGCGCAGCCCATCGTGGTGCGCAAGGCCGGCTTAGGGCTCACCGGCGGCAGCAGAGCAGCGGCGGAAGAGACCTGCGCGGCCCCGGGCGAGCCTGATCCTCACCCGTCGCCGTCGCTCATGGATCTGTTCGAGGCCTGGGCGGCGCATCACCTGCGCGCCGGTGGCGCTCCGACGACCCCGCCCTATTGGCGCCTTCTGGTCAGCCGCTTCGCCGCGTTCGTCGGCCAGGTACCACCGGCAGCGATCACCTCCCAGCATCTCCGCGATTATCGCGACCACCTTCTCGCCAGCGGCCGCAAGCTGCGCACCGCCCGCCACGCCGACTTCGCGGCCCTCAGGGCGCTGTTCCACTATGCCGTCGAGAATGGCCACGTGCCGGCAAATCCGGTCACCGGCGTGAAGTTTCGGGTGGACCGGCTGGCCGTTGGTCGGGGCATGCTGGCCTTCAATGCCGACGAAGCACGCCAGATTCTTGCGGCAGCCGACAGGGAGACCGTGCCGGCCTTCCGCTGGATCCCCTGGCTCACCGCGCTCACCGGCAGCCGCGTCGCGACCATCGCCAACCTTCGGGCCCGCGATGTCCAGAACGTCGAGGGCATCTGGTGCCTGAGGATCACCCGGGAGGCCGGACCCATCAAGACGGCGGCCTCGGAACGTCTGGTGCCCATCCATCCGGCCATCCTGCAGCGCGGCTTCCTGGCCTTCGTCAGGGATTGCGGGCGCGAGCGCCTGTTCGTGGAGGGACGGAGGAGGGGGGCCGATCCCGCGGCGACGTCCCCCTATAATCCTGCCCGCTCAACGTTGCGCCGCCTGACGCAATGGTTGCACGACCTGGAGCTCGAGATCGGCCGCGAGCATCGCAAAGACCCGAACCATGCCTGGCGGCACTGGTTCAAGGAGCAGGCCTTCATCGCCGGCATCCCCGAGAAGATCGCCGA